Proteins encoded by one window of Candidatus Nitrosocosmicus hydrocola:
- a CDS encoding Ku protein: MGTRSVWNGSISFGLVNIPIKLFTVLDSNNEYSFNQLDEKGHKIQYKKWCPIEEREIPYEEIRKGYKIAKDEYVIIEKEDFDKIKAITTKTIDIKEFIDLKDFDTILIEKSYYVSPSTDGSAKKRRGKQKENLVSASNKAFRLFVDSLKETNKIAIGKVVLKDREHLVAIRPYQRGLIMHQLMFQEEITPINEIEGMPGSESSGSLVPIDEKELELGKMLIGNLTSSQFDVTQYSDEYAKELEKLVTAKSKGTTYKTEERNDSVDTSDNLIEALKASVQRSKTSKN; encoded by the coding sequence TTGGGAACCAGAAGTGTTTGGAATGGCAGTATATCATTCGGGTTAGTAAACATTCCCATAAAGTTATTTACCGTGTTGGATAGCAACAATGAATACTCATTTAATCAATTAGATGAAAAAGGACACAAGATTCAATACAAAAAATGGTGTCCAATAGAGGAGAGAGAAATTCCGTATGAGGAAATAAGGAAAGGATACAAGATAGCAAAAGATGAGTATGTTATAATAGAAAAAGAAGACTTTGATAAAATTAAAGCAATAACTACCAAAACAATAGACATTAAGGAGTTTATTGATTTAAAGGATTTTGATACTATTCTTATCGAAAAAAGTTATTATGTATCGCCATCTACGGATGGATCCGCAAAAAAAAGGAGGGGCAAACAAAAAGAAAATTTGGTGTCAGCTTCCAATAAAGCCTTTAGACTCTTTGTTGATTCACTAAAAGAAACAAATAAAATTGCTATAGGAAAAGTAGTTCTTAAAGATAGAGAGCATTTAGTTGCCATTCGTCCATATCAAAGAGGTTTGATAATGCATCAGCTAATGTTTCAAGAAGAGATAACACCCATAAATGAAATAGAGGGTATGCCTGGGTCTGAATCTTCCGGATCGCTAGTTCCTATAGACGAGAAAGAATTGGAACTTGGGAAAATGTTGATTGGAAATTTGACTAGTTCACAATTTGATGTGACACAATACTCAGATGAATATGCAAAAGAATTAGAAAAATTGGTAACTGCAAAATCTAAAGGGACTACTTATAAAACTGAAGAGAGAAATGACTCGGTGGATACAAGCGATAACCTTATAGAAGCATTAAAGGCAAGTGTTCAAAGAAGCAAAACCTCTAAAAACTAA